The DNA sequence TGAGCTTAGAGTGCTGGTAGGCTTTTAACCTTTGGACAGACTGAGCCAGGCTACCTGTTTCCCCCGACTTCCAgtctctatgctaagctaaaataATCGTCTCCTGGCTGCAGTTGTATAGTACACACAGatgtgagagtggtatcaatacTCCCATCTAGCTCTCTTGaagaaagcgaataagtgtATTTTCCCAAACTCTTCCTTTAATTTAAGATTGAACTTTTTATTCGATGTGGGCATCACAAAACTTCAATGAAGTGTTGGAACATGTAGATACAGAATATGTAATATTACCGTACCGTGTGGGTGAAAGTGAATTCTGAATTTATAAAACTCTTAATGAGAAATTCAAAGGGGTTATCaagaatttgttttaatttggaaTTTTAGTTTGGCATATGTGTGCTAAAAGTTCTGCAAAGGGAGGTACAAAATCCTAAAATCAAGCTTTatcaaaaaatttaaatatattcaGTCGTAACTCCTTCCATCATTTGtatactgtaggctactgtaagctaaaacaaaaactgataCTATACATAATATATTTGAATCACTGACTTCATCATATACAGTAGTTAAATATTGTCCatatgaaattaaaaacacagatgtagtagctaaataaatattatacacttctgtttttgctgtgtgtttgtgtgctgttcCAAATGTTAAAAGGCACCAGGGTTTCCGAAGAGAGTTAGCTGATCTGGAACTAAATCTTTGTATGATACACTACATAACAACTTAACAGATCATGATGTAAAATGTCGCCAGCATACTAAGGCCTTAAAccccttttttgttttgttttatattacaTCAATATTAACAGTTCAGATTGCAGTCCTCTTTTGTACAAAATAATtctttttgtgtaaaaaaatagCATGAGTAATATCTAATGTATATCATGATGCCTTCCCATCTACAGACAACCATGCCTTCTTTTTGCTGTACAGTACCATGTGCAGATGTTTGTGTCTAAATAAAGAGGAAGCAACAGAAAAGGCCCATTTCACCATCGTGGTGGACTAAGTCGCACTAgcagatggtaaaaaaaaaaaaagaccctgtTTAGTCCTGATTATTCAGAAAAATTGTATGgttaaattgaattaaagaaTGCTGTTATgcaattgttttgtttgttcagATATGTGTTAATTTACAgggaaaaagttaatttaactCGATTATTACCAGCGTGATTCCAACCAATAGTGTTGCAGTGTGTTCCCAATGAGGTGATAGTGCTCCCTTTACATAAACTCATTCTTTTTCCCCTTTCCAGAGCTCAAACACACCAAAGCAGCATCTAGTGGCCTCCTGCAGCATGACCGGCCCCCGTTGTCCAGTCAATGATTATAAAGCTCAGACTCATTACCATGAAGGAGACACCCAAAGCAGTAAAACAAACAGCCTAAGAATGACGGGGGGAAAGCACATCAGTGGCACAGATTTGATTATTAAGAACCCCATACCATGACAAAAGCTTGTATCACACAGTATAAATGAATGATTGAAGGGAGAAAGATTTTCAAGGCCTCACCAGTATCTTAGGAGTAGAGGTCATCGGTTCCTCATCTTTTGGAACAATGCGGATATAAAAGACAGCAGGGAAAATGAAAATGAGGCATGGAGCTGACGTGGCACCtgtaaagagaaagagaaagggctGGTTAACATCAATCAATCTTGGCAAGTTTTGTTGAAATTATAATCGCTATCGTTATTATTACGTATTTTAGTAGCAAATACTGAATATTTGCCAGTGTGCTTGATGGAtcatttgtatatttgtttatttatttactcctTATTTTCTTTATACAGTACTTGTATTGTATTTGCTTATTACTGAGCAACAAGTGTTGCCGTCTACTTactctatttttttattatttctttttatgtgtaATTGCCTAAAATATGTTATTAAGAAGACAGTTAAATATAGTTTACAGTGATAGATACAGTGATGATAAAAAATGAGGGGGAAATTAAGAGAAACACAAAGAGCTGCCTTATGCATTCCCCTGAGagtaaaaacaacagaaaagctGGATTTCCTGGATTGTGAGCCTTAACAATATACAAAGGTTGTTGTAAACAGCTCCATATATTGTGCCATCTGCAAGCATAGATGCCTGAAGATGGTCCTTTGACTTTGAACTTGTGAAACATGAGAACAAAGCATGACAATAATATTGACTTGGTTTGTCCGTAAGCAAACACACGCTTGTGCAGTTTtttagttttacttttaatgcTTTTGAAAGCTTGAAAATAACAAACACTGCCATGTCAAACAGGAGGGCTCAGTCTGTAAACAGAGACAGAATAAGTAACTCATAATCAGCTCATAGATAGAATATCACATATAATCAAATAAAGTGGATAAACAAGACCTGTAGGAAACACTGAATGCTGCTTTCAATGACTTTCCATTTGTTATCATAATGGATAGGGTGTTTGCTACTTGTCTGCAATTTTTAAGGGTGTCATGATGACTATGTTTCTAACTAACCATAACCTCACTATGATGCTTCCGATACAATTTAAGCTTTATGTTCAGTGCTGTACTAACCAATGATGCCAAAGATTCCCAGGATGTTGGGAGCAAATATCACCAGCATGTTGATGATGGTGAGCAAAATGACTGCAATGGCAATGTGACGCAACCAGTTGAAAGACTGGGTGGGGAATGCCATCTGCTGGATGGCTCTGCGTACCTGTGGACAGACACGGACAGAGGAGTCAATGAGGAAATAATACTACAATATCATATTCATTCAGCATCACAGGGAAGAAATCAACAACAAACTTACAGGGAACAACACGATAGGGACGGTCAGCGTCACAGCCGTAAGGACGGCCACCCGCACACACAGGATCAAAGTGTCGTAAGGATCAATCCGGTTGTAAGTGTGCAGCAGTTCAGGCTCCACGTTGTCTGTAGaaataatagaaaaatagatatatagatatatgatTAATACCTTATTAACCAAGTTTTCTCATGTGAACATCACTCAGTAATAATACCATCTAGCATTGAAGAGCACATTGTCACCACAAGTGGGTGCTTGTGCTTTATGTAGGAAGAGAATACTGTACCAGGCTCTGTTTTCCTTcaatacagaaaaatacaaacCATGGATACTGCATATCATTATATGACTAAACAACCATTAGTGAATTAAAACCATAGATTAGAACCTGTTCAAAACTGTCACTTTCTCCtctaaaaatttaaaattattattaattttttaacAATTTGCTTCCACTGTGTTATGCCACAAAACAtatttgaaaaacatttaaaagctgcattacgatttctttttttaaatgtgtttagtATTACATAGAAAGCAGCATCTCCTCATCACTCCTCATTTTTTGATTCTGACAAATTTATCTTTTCTCTTATACGGTCACCAGTGGGAAATTGTCTATTtgcacaggaagtaaaacatgTTTGTCAGTAAAATATAAACTTTATTTTCACAGATGATTTCTGGATAATGGTGTCTTTAAAGCAGTTTTGCCCAATGGAATCATTTGCATGGTCAATAACATTGCAACATCAAGGCAGTAGCAaaacaaagtatttttattATCAGAGTCACCTCAgactattcttttttttgttctgctttTACAAAACGCATCTCCCAGCTTTACTGCCCCTATAAGCCAAAGCATCActccttttgtttttctgtgtatcTTTTGACAATGACAAATATCCATTAATGCACTAACTCTCTGATTTTTGCATAAACATTATTATTTCTCCCCTAATACTTTAAACACAAACTCCAAAAAAGTGAGGCGACTTCTCACCATAAAAGGTCAAGTAGCCAAAGAGAGCTGCCAGAAAGTACATGGTGTACATGACAAGGATGGAGATGTTGGACACCTTCTGCATCTTCTTCTGTGTTGGACTAAAATCAGAGTTATAAGTTTTGTGAATGCCACATTCTGCAACGACATGTCATAAAATATTTGCAGGTTACAGAGGGGTGACTCACTTGCGGAGCTCAGTGTAGATGGGGAGGACCTCAGGGTGGCAAACAAAGGCGAAAGCCAAGATGGGAATGGTGTATGCTGTCTGTGAAGAACACGTTGACACGTGACTTTCTATGATTAGCAGTGCAACCGAGCCTCCCAAAATCAGTGTGGGAACTCTGCAGACGTCAACATTTGTGGCCTTAGTGTTTGAAAACAATCTAGATAAGCAGACTGTTTCTTCACCTCGGCTGCCTACCTGTGAGTTGATGGTGAACAATCCTGGGGAGCAACGGGAGTTATCGTCCTCGTGAACCAGATTATTGGTGTACTCGTTGCCGTGGCTTGAGACATTCAGGCTGAGGTGGGCAGCTGTACTGTTGACTGAATACTCCTCGAATGGGCAAGGAATCTGAAACTTCTTATATATAACCTGTAGCGAGGAAGGTGGAATCAAAGAAAAGACGTAAACAAGGGACACAAGGGATATGTCAGAGTCAGTAAACACGGACTCTCAATAATCACtgcaaagctaaaaaaaaagaaaacgccatTTCACATCAGATTATTGTGACTCAGCCTCTAAGTACTTCAGTTTAACTCTCTcttatatttcattatatattaaatattatcaAACATAGCCACATACCACTGAAAATAGAGATGAGGGTGAGGAAGAAACAAGGGTGGGAAAGTGAGAAA is a window from the Perca flavescens isolate YP-PL-M2 chromosome 4, PFLA_1.0, whole genome shotgun sequence genome containing:
- the LOC114553896 gene encoding sodium-coupled neutral amino acid transporter 3 isoform X2 — its product is MMEPTQSEMNILFNGKSHDLGGDMGVPMKMLPEEDQFDDPDGGLENEEFLPSADGKKPIRFTDFEGKTSFGMSVFNLGNAIMGSGILGLAYAMANTGILLFLFLLTAVAALSSYSVHLLLKSSGIVGIRAYEQLGYRAFGTPGKMAAGIAITLQNIGAMSSYLYIVKSELPLVIQAFLKADPNLDLWYLNGNYLVIMVSAGVILPLALMKQLGYLGYTSGFSLSCMVFFLSAVIYKKFQIPCPFEEYSVNSTAAHLSLNVSSHGNEYTNNLVHEDDNSRCSPGLFTINSQTAYTIPILAFAFVCHPEVLPIYTELRNPTQKKMQKVSNISILVMYTMYFLAALFGYLTFYDNVEPELLHTYNRIDPYDTLILCVRVAVLTAVTLTVPIVLFPVRRAIQQMAFPTQSFNWLRHIAIAVILLTIINMLVIFAPNILGIFGIIGATSAPCLIFIFPAVFYIRIVPKDEEPMTSTPKILAVCFTALGVSFMVMSLSFIIIDWTTGAGHAAGGH
- the LOC114553896 gene encoding sodium-coupled neutral amino acid transporter 3 isoform X1, which produces MMEPTQSEMNILFNGKSHDLGGDMGVPMKMLPEEDHNGTQTIRFDDPDGGLENEEFLPSADGKKPIRFTDFEGKTSFGMSVFNLGNAIMGSGILGLAYAMANTGILLFLFLLTAVAALSSYSVHLLLKSSGIVGIRAYEQLGYRAFGTPGKMAAGIAITLQNIGAMSSYLYIVKSELPLVIQAFLKADPNLDLWYLNGNYLVIMVSAGVILPLALMKQLGYLGYTSGFSLSCMVFFLSAVIYKKFQIPCPFEEYSVNSTAAHLSLNVSSHGNEYTNNLVHEDDNSRCSPGLFTINSQTAYTIPILAFAFVCHPEVLPIYTELRNPTQKKMQKVSNISILVMYTMYFLAALFGYLTFYDNVEPELLHTYNRIDPYDTLILCVRVAVLTAVTLTVPIVLFPVRRAIQQMAFPTQSFNWLRHIAIAVILLTIINMLVIFAPNILGIFGIIGATSAPCLIFIFPAVFYIRIVPKDEEPMTSTPKILAVCFTALGVSFMVMSLSFIIIDWTTGAGHAAGGH